One Spinacia oleracea cultivar Varoflay chromosome 4, BTI_SOV_V1, whole genome shotgun sequence DNA segment encodes these proteins:
- the LOC110783868 gene encoding pentatricopeptide repeat-containing protein At1g09900, which produces MMKAECFIKELKFKYRGQVFAHLKRNHFVALISPFSSTICQFHSNSMLNYRVINNKHDFRGRNHQNVRTEQVGFRKIRNLKPNLRTPSLQKDEFDKTGGRFDGIRLMGVEQNRNFRSNLLIPSSQKDDFDKIDGGFNGIGSFGSCLSHSVNEISSDEEESDIDGTNSRQNYVEDEEFEVLDSYNKNYQQVGDCDRRYEMDESELRHPLVREICRLVGLRLNWNPDLESQMKNLLRSIKPSQVCAVLHSQDDERVALEFFYWADRQWRYRHDSVVYYAMLQILGKTKLCEGARRVLHLMRRRSIHRTPEAFCYLMISYSRAEKVRHAMGVLRMMQMAGVQPNLSTCNTALHVLVMGNRLDKAFRFLKRMQIVGIAPDVVTYNCLIKGYCDVNQVQDAIKLIEDMPLRGCAPDKVSFYTVINYFCKGKNMAEIQVLLEKMMACNLLLDMVTYNNLIHMLCKYGHSDEAYEFLKEAQERGFRMDKVSYTALVHSLCREGRIDRAEEIVNEMLEKNCIPDVVTYTAVVDGFCRVGRVDEAKEKLQQMYKNGYKPNTVSYTALLNGLCHIGRSSEARDMMNKSEEEWWTPNAITYSVVMHGFQREGQLFEACDVVREMITKGFFPSAAETNLLLLSLCREGKTDEAKRFMQECLSKGCDINVINFTTVIHAHFQKDDMVGALSLLDDMYLVNKSPDIVTYTTIVDALGKRGKIEEATDLIKKMLGRSILPNPVMYRMIIHRYCQNGRVEDLLKLLEKLLPKQPYQTAYNQVIEKLCSFGYISEAYNLLGKVLRTASRIDAQSCHVLMQSYLNRGNPLLAYKVACRMFRRNLIPDSKLCIKVNKKLKLDGNIKEADSLMIHFVERGLLFPC; this is translated from the coding sequence ATGATGAAAGCTGAATGTTTTATCAAAGAGCTCAAATTCAAGTACAGAGGGCAGGTTTTCGCACATTTAAAGCGTAATCATTTTGTTGCTTTAATCTCCCCATTTTCTTCAACTATTTGTCAATTTCATTCCAATTCTATGTTAAATTATAGAGTTATCAACAATAAACATGATTTTAGGGGGAGAAATCATCAGAATGTAAGGACTGAGCAAGTGGGTTTTAGGAAAATTAGGAATTTGAAGCCTAATTTGCGAACCCCATCGTTGCAGAAGGATGAATTTGATAAAACTGGGGGTAGGTTTGATGGGATTCGGCTTATGGGTGTTGAGCAAAATAGGAATTTTAGGTCTAATTTGCTAATCCCATCGTCGCAGAAGGATGATTTTGATAAGATTGACGGTGGTTTCAATGGGATAGGTTCTTTTGGGAGTTGTTTAAGTCATTCCGTAAATGAGATATCGTCTGATGAAGAAGAATCAGATATAGATGGCACAAATAGTAGACAGAATTATGTTGAGGATGAAGAATTTGAGGTCTTGGATTCATATAATAAGAACTATCAGCAAGTTGGTGATTGTGATAGAAGATATGAAATGGATGAAAGTGAATTAAGGCATCCGTTGGTGAGAGAAATTTGTAGGCTGGTTGGGCTGAGATTGAATTGGAACCCTGACCTTGAAAGCCAGATGAAAAATTTATTGAGAAGCATCAAACCAAGTCAAGTATGCGCAGTTCTTCACTCTCAAGACGATGAAAGGGTAGCTTTAGAGTTCTTCTACTGGGCTGACAGGCAGTGGCGGTATCGTCATGACTCAGTCGTGTACTATGCTATGCTTCAAATTCTAGGCAAGACTAAATTGTGTGAGGGTGCTCGGAGAGTTCTCCATCTTATGCGTAGGAGAAGTATCCATCGCACTCCAGAGGCTTTTTGTTATTTGATGATTTCTTACAGCAGGGCGGAGAAAGTAAGGCATGCAATGGGGGTTCTTAGAATGATGCAAATGGCTGGGGTTCAACCTAACCTATCTACATGTAATACTGCCCTTCATGTTTTAGTGATGGGCAACAGGTTGGACAAAGCATTTAGATTCTTAAAGAGGATGCAAATTGTTGGAATTGCACCGGATGTTGTTACGTATAACTGTTTAATTAAGGGTTACTGTGATGTTAATCAGGTGCAAGATGCCATCAAGTTGATTGAGGATATGCCTCTTAGGGGATGTGCGCCTGATAAAGTTAGCTTTTATACAGTAATAAATTACTTCTGTAAAGGGAAAAACATGGCTGAGATACAGGTGCTACTTGAGAAAATGATGGCCTGTAACTTGTTGCTAGATATGGTCACATATAATAATCTTATTCATATGCTTTGCAAGTATGGACACAGTGATGAAGCTTATGAATTTTTAAAAGAAGCACAGGAGCGAGGATTTCGGATGGACAAAGTTAGTTATACCGCGTTGGTTCACTCTTTATGCCGTGAAGGAAGGATAGACAGAGCAGAAGAAATTGTTAATGAGATGTTGGAGAAGAATTGCATCCCAGATGTAGTGACTTACACTGCTGTTGTAGATGGGTTTTGTCGAGTGGGGAGGGTGGATGAGGCTAAGGAAAAGCTTCAGCAAATGTACAAGAATGGCTATAAACCAAACACTGTATCATACACAGCCTTGCTAAATGGTCTTTGTCATATCGGTCGCTCTTCAGAAGCTCGGGACATGATGAATAAGAGTGAGGAGGAGTGGTGGACCCCAAATGCCATCACATATAGTGTTGTGATGCATGGTTTCCAAAGAGAAGGACAATTGTTCGAGGCATGTGATGTGGTTAGGGAGATGATTACGAAGGGGTTTTTTCCATCTGCTGCTGAAACCAATTTGTTGCTCTTATCTCTCTGCAGGGAAGGAAAAACAGATGAGGCTAAACGGTTTATGCAAGAGTGTCTGAGCAAGGGATGTGACATTAACGTTATAAACTTTACAACTGTTATTCATGCACATTTTCAGAAGGATGACATGGTGGGAGCTCTTTCGTTACTTGATGACATGTATTTGGTCAACAAGAGCCCCGACATCGTGACATATACAACAATTGTTGATGCATTGGGCAAAAGAGGAAAAATTGAAGAGGCTACTGATCTTATAAAGAAAATGCTGGGGAGGAGCATACTTCCAAATCCTGTTATGTACCGAATGATAATTCACCGCTATTGTCAGAATGGCAGGGTCGAAGATTTGTTAAAGCTATTGGAGAAGTTGCTGCCTAAGCAGCCCTACCAGACTGCTTATAATCAAGTCATAGAAAAGCTTTGTAGCTTTGGATACATAAGTGAAGCTTACAACCTTTTGGGTAAAGTTCTGAGAACGGCTTCAAGGATCGATGCTCAGTCTTGCCATGTGCTCATGCAAAGTTATCTAAACAGAGGAAATCCTCTTTTGGCATACAAAGTTGCTTGTAGGATGTTTAGGCGGAATTTAATACCTGACTCAAAGTTATGTATAAAGGTAAACAAGAAACTAAAATTAGATGGAAATATTAAAGAGGCAGACAGTCTTATGATCCATTTTGTTGAGCGTGGCCTTCTATTTCCTTGTTGA